In the Tissierellales bacterium genome, ATTTAACCATATTCTTATTTACATCTATACCACCATATTCGGCAGCATTTTTATTATGACCTACCGCTCTTAATTCATAACCTGAAGTAGTATTTTCAATAATATATTTAATTAAAAAAGCAACGGCTATAGCTATTACAATTCCCCAGTTAAAAGGTGTTTTTAATATATCACCTAAAAACTCATTGTTAACAATCCATGCTTTACCGGCTTCTGTAGTTTTCCATTTTGCTAATATCTGAATATTTGCTGTTTCTAGTATTCTTTGAGATGCATCTTTATTAGGTCTTTTAAACTTATCCCAAAGAACAAAGAAGTTATTAGAATAAAAAGCTATCCAGTTTAACATTATTGTTGAAATAACCTCATTAATTCCAAATTTAGATTTAAGAAGTCCTGCTATTCCACCCCATATTGCTGCAGCTAAAACCCCTGCTGCTATAGCAACTATAACGTGGATTATAGGAGGTAACTTCCAAAAATATCCTACTAACGCTGCTGCTATTGTCCCTACTATAAATTGACCTTCTGCCCCAATATTAAATAAACCTGTTCTAAAAGCGAAGGCTACAGATATACCCGTAAGTATTAATGGAGTAGAACGTATTATAGCCCAAACTACGTATCTTGGATTTCCAAATATACCTTTTATCATAATACTATAAGCTTCTATAGGATTAAAACCTGTAATTAACAATATTATAGCCCCTACTAATAAACCTATAAGTATAGATATAAGGGTAAATTTTAGTCTATTTTGCTTCACTATCTGCACCTCCTCCAGCCATTAGATATCCTAATTTGTTTTCATCCGCATCTTTTCTATCTAATATTTTTACAATTTTACCATTATAAATTACAGCTATCCTATCGGAAAGATTGAGTATTTCATCTAATTCAAAAGACACAAGTAAAACAGCCTTACCTTTATCCCTTTGTTCAACTAAATACTTATGAACAAACTCAATGGCTCCAACATCAAGTCCTCTAGTGGGTTGAGCCGCTACTAAAACATCTGGATCATTAGAAATTTCTCTGGCAACTATTACTTTTTGTTGATTGCCTCCAGATAGAGATTTAGCTAGCATACTTTCTTCTTTTGGTCTAACATCAAAACTATCAATTAGTTTTTTTGCATAGTTATTAATCTCTTTATGATTTAATTTTCCTTTTTCTGAAAAAGGTTTTTTATAATAATTCTCCAATATCATATTTTCGGCTACACTAAAATCTAATACTAATCCTCTATCCTGCCTATCCTCTGGAATATTACTTAGACCACTTTCAATTATTTCTTTTGGATTTAGATTTGTTATTTCCTTACCATTTAATATAACCTTTCCTTCCTCAATTTCTCTTAATCCTGTTATACCTTCTATGAGTTCAGATTGACCATTTCC is a window encoding:
- a CDS encoding ABC transporter permease — translated: MKQNRLKFTLISILIGLLVGAIILLITGFNPIEAYSIMIKGIFGNPRYVVWAIIRSTPLILTGISVAFAFRTGLFNIGAEGQFIVGTIAAALVGYFWKLPPIIHVIVAIAAGVLAAAIWGGIAGLLKSKFGINEVISTIMLNWIAFYSNNFFVLWDKFKRPNKDASQRILETANIQILAKWKTTEAGKAWIVNNEFLGDILKTPFNWGIVIAIAVAFLIKYIIENTTSGYELRAVGHNKNAAEYGGIDVNKNMVKSMMIAGGISGLAGALHVLGVSHEIAILAAMEGYGFDGIAVSLIAGNNPISCIFAGLLFGSLKYGGQKIQPAMGAPSEVIDIMIGSIVFFIAIPKLIEIFRARKTRKRGGEVEASE
- a CDS encoding ATP-binding cassette domain-containing protein, encoding GNGQSELIEGITGLREIEEGKVILNGKEITNLNPKEIIESGLSNIPEDRQDRGLVLDFSVAENMILENYYKKPFSEKGKLNHKEINNYAKKLIDSFDVRPKEESMLAKSLSGGNQQKVIVAREISNDPDVLVAAQPTRGLDVGAIEFVHKYLVEQRDKGKAVLLVSFELDEILNLSDRIAVIYNGKIVKILDRKDADENKLGYLMAGGGADSEAK